In the Aquimarina spinulae genome, AGTTTTACTTAATGCAGCTGGTAATAAGACTGGTTATAACTATGGATACGGTTATGGAAAAAAGAATTAAGAAAATTCGATATTATTTTTCATTAATGAAGTAATCTTTTTAGCAATTTTAAAATCAAATCCTTTCTCAAGAACTTCTAATTGATGATAATTATGGATATCTGTACCCGTAAAATCAATATAGTCCTGATCTATCAGTTTTTTTTGTAAAAGATTTGATTTGCTCACCATAATATCCAGATATTGATAATAGGTTAACCTGAAATAGAAACCCTGATGCTTTTAACTCATCATATTTTTTTAGATCATCTTGATAAAAAGTATATCGCTCTGGATGTGCCAAAATAGGAATGTATCCTGCTAATTTAATTTCGAATAAGATTTCATTTAGATTAATAGGAGGGGCAAAAGTAGACATTTCGACCAGGATATAATTTTGGTGTAATGGTAAAATATCATTGTTTTTTATACGCTTATAAAACAAATCGTCCATCATATATTCTGCACTTGCCTGTAATTCGAT is a window encoding:
- a CDS encoding tyrosine-protein phosphatase, whose translation is MRFLSKKEVPFKEIVPDGYIDIHSHLLPGIDDGVKTIYQSGYILEQFENFGFKKVITTPHIMQDIWPNSSQTITSNLKKLKDVLVPLGITKIELQASAEYMMDDLFYKRIKNNDILPLHQNYILVEMSTFAPPINLNEILFEIKLAGYIPILAHPERYTFYQDDLKKYDELKASGFLFQVNLLSISGYYGEQIKSFTKKTDRSGLY